The following coding sequences lie in one Rutidosis leptorrhynchoides isolate AG116_Rl617_1_P2 chromosome 4, CSIRO_AGI_Rlap_v1, whole genome shotgun sequence genomic window:
- the LOC139845077 gene encoding lysine histidine transporter-like 8: protein MDKRIHIVNDEYEIVSMRITDDKHTITSEFERSDSKEEQNGIIINQLPPDDWFPITQSIRGNSWTATFHLISSGIGIQALSLPLAFVFLGWFWGILCLSIAFIWQLYTIGLLVSLHESVPGTRYSRYLQLSVAAFGVKMGKLFALFPVMYLSGGTCVLFIISGGGAMKLFYRLMCDDCSSKNPLTTTQWFLVFVCLAIFVSLFCPNLHSVSLVSFLGAIMAVSYCTILWILFVAKGRVDNVVYDPSEAVSSDAGRARSILYALGLIAVAFRGHNVVLEIQGTIPSTPNRSSTKVMRKGVVASYLIIAMCFFPVAIVGYWAFGNKIPVTSGMLIALSKTLHHQTSKPLLGLIYAQVIISCITAFQIYSMVVFDNLERAYANIKHQECPNLIRKGIRILYGGFTFFISVAFPFLPSLALLIGGIALHLTFGYPCLMWIAIKKPPMKSLRWWVNIVLGCLGTGLSLLVFVGAVWNLVCRGLDANFFHPR, encoded by the exons ATGGATAAAAGGATTCATATAGTGAACGATGAATATGAGATCGTAAGCATGCGAATAACGGATGATAAGCACACCATAACTTCAGAATTTGAGCGATCGGATTCCAAGGAAGAACAAAATGGAATCATAATTAACCAATTACCACCAGACGATTGGTTTCCAATCACCCAATCGATAAGAGGGAATTCGTGGACCGCAACGTTTCATTTGATTTCTTCGGGAATTGGAATCCAAGCACTTTCGCTCCCACTCGCCTTCGTATTCCTTGGCTGGTTTTGGGGCATTTTGTGTTTATCTATTGCTTTTATATGGCAGCTATACACAATTGGATTGCTCGTGAGTTTGCATGAATCTGTTCCGGGTACTCGTTACAGTCGATACCTTCAACTTTCAGTAGCTGCATTTG GTGTTAAAATGGGGAAACTTTTTGCACTTTTCCCAGTGATGTATCTATCAGGAGGTACATGTGTGTTGTTCATAATCTCAGGTGGTGGGGCCATGAAACTATTCTATCGACTCATGTGTGACGATTGCTCTTCGAAAAACCCTTTGACAACGACACAGTGGTTCTTGGTTTTTGTCTGTTTGGCAATTTTTGTCTCCTTATTTTGTCCAAACTTGCATTCGGTATCACTCGTCTCGTTTCTAGGAGCTATCATGGCTGTTAGTTATTGTACAATCTTATGGATACTTTTCGTCGCTAAAGGAAGAGTTGACAATGTTGTTTATGATCCATCAGAAGCTGTTTCTTCAGATGCTGGCCGAGCTCGAAGTATTTTGTATGCTCTTGGGCTCATTGCTGTTGCATTCAGAGGCCATAATGTTGTGTTAGAGATTCAG GGTACAATTCCATCAACCCCGAATCGTTCCTCAACAAAAGTGATGCGAAAAGGAGTTGTAGCATCTTATCTCATTATTGCAATGTGTTTCTTTCCTGTTGCAATTGTTGGATATTGGGCATTTGGAAACAAG ATTCCAGTCACTAGCGGAATGCTAATCGCACTGTCAAAAACACTTCATCACCAAACCTCAAAACCATTACTCGGTCTCATATACGCGCAAGTTATCATAAGTTGTATAACCGCGTTCCAAATCTACAGCATGGTTGTTTTTGACAACTTGGAGCGTGCGTACGCAAACATAAAACATCAAGAATGCCCAAACTTGATCCGTAAGGGGATCAGAATTTTGTACGGAGGCTTTACTTTCTTCATATCGGTTGCATTCCCATTTTTGCCAAGTTTAGCGTTACTGATTGGAGGTATAGCGCTGCATTTGACGTTTGGGTACCCGTGTCTTATGTGGATCGCGATCAAGAAACCGCCAATGAAATCGTTAAGATGGTGGGTTAACATTGTACTTGGTTGTTTAGGGACTGGATTAAGTTTGTTAGTGTTTGTTGGTGCTGTTTGGAACTTGGTTTGTAGGGGTTTAGATGCCAACTTTTTCCATCCACGTTAA